One Symphalangus syndactylus isolate Jambi chromosome 20, NHGRI_mSymSyn1-v2.1_pri, whole genome shotgun sequence DNA segment encodes these proteins:
- the TMEM220 gene encoding transmembrane protein 220 isoform X7, which yields MAPALWRACNGLMAAFFALAAFVQVNDPDAELWVVVYTIPAVLTLLVGLNPQVTGNVIWKSISAIHILFCMVWAVGLASYLLRHTQQNILHEEEGRELSGLVIITAWIILCHSSSNAYTC from the exons ATGGCGCCGGCCCTGTGGCGGGCCTGTAACGGGCTCATGGCCGCCTTCTTCGCGCTGGCGGCCTTCGTGCAG GTAAATGACCCAGATGCAGAGCTGTGGGTG GTGGTGTACACAATCCCTGCAGTACTGACCCTGCTTGTTGGACTTAACCCTCAAGTCACAG GTAATGTTATTTGGAAAAGTATCTCTGCAATACACATACTCTTTTGTATGGTGTGGGCTGTTGGCTTGGCATCCTACCTCTTGCGTCATACACAACAGAACATCTTACATGAGGAAGAAGGCAG GGAGCTGTCTGGTCTGGTGATTATTACAGCATGGATTATCCTGTGCCACAGTTCCTCAAA